One region of Oreochromis aureus strain Israel breed Guangdong linkage group 19, ZZ_aureus, whole genome shotgun sequence genomic DNA includes:
- the tedc1 gene encoding tubulin epsilon and delta complex protein 1: MKRSAEVKQVKHVIAALCRLLAAAGLDPVPPPDSFRRAKFGDAVQEDPFWQLLADILQTAGVISCDSSEPTAERRKLVAAGLWQSGFHADWMYEGEEGGAVFSQELLLALGWLLATGALESVVMKRVQKLDRMLLMCTPVLPHLPADLHVDSASLRRLQWLIGCLRHQRRMLLSMLREQTRALHAVLSASVAVSPSSDRSSAALEEECVCVQQLCSLLEAYLKWKQVEDVFWTWMDSVVDLKDPINRRPRHPTNENPGVCCHGNSRLEKLEAVLLRLPAAQRGQRRRGGDGKDREGGERTQAGFGVSSSLPPVLSSFPSLPSLSQVCRARPRLEEPRRRPAGGPGGRAEPPNELQASEAVALLLHAEAVLMKRRDEQRLTNRTKLQESIGRLDELVLIPP, from the exons ATGAAGAGGAGCGCAGAGGTGAAGCAGGTGAAGCACGTGATCGCGGCTCTGTGCAGGCTGCTGGCGGCCGCGGGGCTGGACCCCGTGCCCCCCCCGGACTCCTTCCGACGGGCCAAGTTTGGAGACGCGGTCCAG GAGGATCCGTTCTGGCAGCTGCTCGCCGACATCCTTCAGACCGCCGGCGTCATTTCCTGTGACAGCTCGGAGCCGACAGCAG AGCGCAGGAAGCTCGTGGCCGCCGGCTTGTGGCAGAGCGGCTTTCACGCTGACTGGATGTACGAGGGAGAAGAAGGAGGCGCAGTCTTTAGCCAGGAACTCCTCCTGGCGCTCGGCTGGCTGCTCGCCACAGGAGCGCTGGAGAGCGTGGTGATGAAGAGAGTGCAAAAGCTGGACAGGATGCTGCTCATGTGCACACCT GTGCTGCCACACCTTCCTGCTGACCTCCATGTAGACTCCGCCTCCCTTAGGAGACTCCAGTGGCTCATTGGTTGCTTGAGACATCAGAGACGGATGCTGCTGTCCATGCTGCGAGAGCAAACCCGAGCTCTGCACGCT GTTCTTTCTGCGAGCGTCGCCGTGTCGCCGTCCTCTGACCGCAGCTCTGCAGCACTCGAGGAG GAGTGCGTTTGTGTGCAGCAGCTGTGCAGCCTCCTGGAGGCGTACCTGAAGTGGAAGCAGGTGGAGGACGTCTTCTGGACTTGGATG GACAGCGTTGTGGACCTGAAAGATCCCATCAACAGGAGGCCCAGACATCCAACCAATGAGAACCCCGGAGTGTGTTGTCATGGAAACAGCAGGCTGGAGAAGCTGGAGGCGGTGCTGCTGAGACTGCCTGCAGCTCAG AGAGGACAGAGGAGACGAGGAGGAGATGGTAAGGACAgagaaggaggagagaggactCAGGCAGGGTTTGGTGTCTCCTCGTCCCTCCCTCCTGTTCTCTCCTCCTTCCCTTCCTTGCCCTCCCTCTCACAAGTCTGCCGAGCGAGGCCTCGGCTGGAGGAGCCAAGGAGGCGCCCGGCCGGAGGCCCCGGTGGGCGGGCGGAGCCTCCAAACGAGCTCCAGGCGTCCGAGGCCGTGGCTCTGCTTCTTCATGCAGAGGCCGTGCTGATGAAGAGGAGGGACGAGCAGAGGCTGACCAACAGGACGAAGCTGCAGGAGTCGATCGGCAGGCTGGACGAGCTGGTGCTGATTCCTCCGTGA
- the dnal1 gene encoding dynein light chain 1, axonemal → MDASLSTLTNCEQLSLSTNCIEKITNLNGLKKLKILSLGRNNIRLLTGLEAVGDTLEQLWISYNQLEKLNGIQWLKSLRVLYMSNNLVKDWSEFMRLVELPCLDDLVFVGNPLEEKHSAEGTWMDEATKRLPGLRKLDAIPVIKQEGEDGEA, encoded by the exons ATGGACGCGTCGCTGTCCACGCTGACGAACTGCGA GCAACTGTCTCTGTCCACGAACTGCATAGAGAAAATAACCAACCTCAACGGCctga AGAAGCTGAAGATCTTGTCTTTAGGGAGGAACAACATCAGACTGCTCACCGGGCTG GAGGCCGTAGGTGACACGCTGGAACAGCTGTGGATCTCTTATAACCAGTTGGAGAAGCTGAATGGAATCCAGTGGCTGAAGAGCCTGAGAGTCCTGTACATGTCCAACAACCTGGTGAAAGACTGGA GTGAGTTCATGAGGTTGGTGGAGCTGCCGTGCCTCGACGACCTCGTGTTTGTGGGAAACCCTCTGGAGGAGAAGCACTCGGCCGAGGGGACGTGGATGGACGAGGCCACGAAGAGACTTCCCGGCCTGAGGAAGCTGGACG CAATCCCAGTCATCAAGCAGGAGGGAGAAGACGGAGAGGCTTGA